A stretch of the Argentina anserina chromosome 6, drPotAnse1.1, whole genome shotgun sequence genome encodes the following:
- the LOC126798202 gene encoding probable galacturonosyltransferase 9, with protein MAVAVRGSRAGSGFGGFSLRSFFSYRIFVSAMFSLLFIATLSVLLTTNPSTPHHDSALPTTGNTYMRRSFLALNSDPLKTRLDLIYKQANDHVTLVNAYAAYARKLKLEISRQMRMFDDLAFGFSDLQMKPSYRTSLFESDGPVDEDVLRQFEKEVKDKVKTARLMITESKENYDNQLKIQKLKDTIFAVNELLIKAKKNGAFASTIAARSIPKSLHCLAMRLVEERISHPEKYKEEESSPEFEDPTLYHYAIFSDNVIAVSVVIRSVVSNAVEPWKHVFHVVTDRMNLAPMKVWFKMRPVERGAYVEVKVIEDFTFLNSSYVPSLQGLGTMETSKRNRNPYSSLLHELRFYMPEMYPKLNKILLLDDDVVVQKDLTGLWNIDLDGKVNGAVETCFGSFRRYAQYLNFSHPLIRERYNPRSCAWAYGMNIFDLDAWRQEGCTEQYHSWQNLNENQTLYKSGTTAAGLITFYTTTKSLDKSWHVLGLGYNPSISMDEINNAAVIHYNGHMKPWLDIAMNQYKNLWTKYMDNGMEFVQMCNFGL; from the exons ATGGCGGTGGCCGTGCGCGGAAGCAGAGCGGGATCCGGCTTCGGCGGCTTCAGCCTCCGGAGCTTCTTCTCGTATCGGATCTTTGTATCGGCTAtgttttctcttctcttcattGCTACTCTCTCTGTTCTCCTCACTACAAACCCCTCTACTCCTCACCACGACTCT GCACTTCCAACTACTGGAAACACGTACATGCGTAGATCGtttctagctttaaattctgACCCGCTGAAAACCAGATTAGATTTGATATACAAGCAAGCAAATGATCATGTCACTCTTGTCAATGCTTACGCAGCTTATGCCAGGAAGCTTAAGCTTGAGATATCTAGGCAAATGAGAATGTTTGATGATTTGGCGTTTGGTTTCTCTGATCTTCAAATGAAACCTAGTTACCGGACTAGTTTGTTTGAATCAGATGGTCCAGTAGATGAGGATGTTTTGAGGCAGTTCGAAAAGGAGGTGAAGGATAAGGTTAAAACTGCCCGGTTAATGATCACTGAGTCAAAGGAGAATTATGATAATCAGCTCAAGATTCAGAAGCTGAAAGATACAATTTTTGCTGTTAATGAGTTGCTTATAAAGGCAAAGAAGAACGGGGCATTTGCGAGCACAATTGCGGCAAGGTCAATTCCCAAAAGTTTGCATTGTCTGGCCATGAGGCTGGTTGAAGAGAGAATTTCACATCCAGAGAAGTACAAGGAGGAAGAATCAAGCCCTGAGTTTGAGGACCCAACTTTGTACCATTATGCAATTTTTTCGGATAACGTAATTGCTGTTTCCGTTGTGATCCGATCTGTGGTGAGTAATGCAGTTGAACCGTGGAAACATGTATTCCATGTTGTTACAGATAGAATGAATCTTGCGCCAATGAAGGTTTGGTTTAAGATGAGGCCAGTGGAACGGGGTGCTTATGTGGAGGTGAAGGTGATAGAAGATTTTACTTTCTTAAATTCCTCATATGTGCCAAGTTTGCAGGGGCTTGGTACCATGGAGACATCTAAAAGGAATAGGAACCCGTACTCATCACTATTGCATGAGCTTCGGTTTTATATGCCCGAAATGTATCCAAAACTAAACAAGATTCTCTTATTGGATGATGATGTCGTGGTTCAAAAAGACTTGACAGGATTATGGAATATTGATTTGGATGGGAAGGTAAATGGAGCAGTTGAGACCTGCTTTGGGTCCTTCCGTCGATATGCTCAGTACTTGAACTTTTCACACCCACTAATTAGAGAGAGGTACAATCCCAGGTCTTGTGCTTGGGCATATGGAATGAACATATTTGATCTTGATGCTTGGAGGCAAGAAGGTTGCACAGAGCAGTACCATAGCTGGCAGAACTTG AATGAGAACCAGACTCTGTACAAGTCAGGGACTACTGCAGCAGGGCTGATTACCTTCTACACGACAACAAAGTCCCTGGACAAATCTTGGCACGTGCTCGGGCTGGGGTACAACCCCAGTATCAGCATGGATGAGATTAACAATGCAGCAGTCATTCATTACAATGGACATATGAAACCTTGGCTGGACATTGCCATGAACCAGTACAAGAATCTCTGGACTAAATATATGGACAATGGTATGGAATTTGTTCAGATGTGCAATTTTGGCTTATAG
- the LOC126797361 gene encoding LOW QUALITY PROTEIN: pentatricopeptide repeat-containing protein At3g49170, chloroplastic-like (The sequence of the model RefSeq protein was modified relative to this genomic sequence to represent the inferred CDS: inserted 5 bases in 4 codons; deleted 4 bases in 3 codons), with the protein MVVMIPSLSLPAPAKLPPPPPPHQDPNFNSLHRRLITQINSKAISTLDLISXPPQLPPLKSCLRSRNFHLAKLFHARLSRSNLPSDSLILNSLISVYSKSNDPRTARSIFNSMAEENRNLVSWTSMVSCFANNDMPFESLQTFVDLERNFRPNQFCFASVIRACSDPDRLKTGKAVFGSVIKTGYLDSDVCVGSALIDMFAKGSGDLGDAYKVFVEMPDRDAVTWSLMITRFAQMGDPRKGVEMLSDGVMPDQFTVSGVVSACTRFGGLALGREVHSXAVRSRLVLDHCVGCCLVDMYAKCGSMSDSRTVFDRMGGGHSVMSWTAVINGYVQSGXGDEEAVRLFVEMMSGGHVLPNHVTFASILKACANLSDPRRGGQVHSLAVKLGLASVNCVGNSLISMYARSGQVEDAPKAFDVLYEKNLISYNTIVDAYAKRLDTEEAFGLLHEVENTGLGASAFTVASLLSEAASLCAVDKGEQIHSRIIKSGFESNQSICNALVSMYSRCGNIDAAFQVFSEMEDWNVISWTSMITGFAKHGHAVRAVRLFNQILEAGLKPNEITYIAVLSACSHAGLISEGWKHFKEMHQQHGIIPRMXHYACMVDLLGRSGSLVEAIEFINSMPFEADALIWRTFLGACRVHGDVELGKHAAQMILKLNPLDSAAYCLLSNLYASTGQWGEVANIRKHMKEKTLIKEAGSSWIEVKNMMHKFHAGDTAHPKAQEIYDELEKLGSKIKKLDYVPDTDFVLHEVEEEQKEYYLFQHSEKLAVTFGLISTSKSKPIKIFKNLRVCGDCHTAIKYISQATGREIVVRDSNRFHQFKDGSCSCNDYW; encoded by the exons ATGGTGGTGATGATTCCAAGCCTCTCGCTTCCCGCTCCCGCCAAACtccctccccctcctcctccccaCCAAGACCCTAACTTCAACTCCCTCCACCGCCGTCTGATCACCCAAATCAACTCCAAAGCAATCTCCACCCTCGATCTCATCT CGCCACCACAACTCCCACCCCTCAAATCCTGCCTCCGCTCCCGCAACTTCCACCTCGCCAAGCTCTTCCACGCCCGCCTCTCCCGCTCCAACCTCCCTTCCGACTCTCTCATCCTCAACTCCCTCATCTCCGTCTACTCCAAATCTAACGACCCCCGCACCGCCCGGTCCATCTTCAACTCCATGGCCGAAGAGAATCGCAACCTAGTCTCCTGGACCTCCATGGTCTCCTGCTTCGCCAACAACGACATGCCGTTTGAATCACTCCAGACTTTTGTTGACCTCGAACGCAATTTCCGCCCGAACCAGTTCTGTTTCGCGTCGGTGATCCGGGCGTGTTCCGATCCCGATCGTTTAAAGACCGGGAAGGCGGTGTTCGGGTCGGTTATTAAGACCGGGTATCTGGACTCCGATGTTTGCGTCGGGTCGGCTTTGATTGATATGTTTGCCAAGGGGAGTGGGGACTTGGGGGATGCGTACAAGGTGTTTGTGGAAATGCCCGACAGGGATGCGGTGACGTGGAGCTTGATGATCACGCGGTTTGCGCAGATGGGTGATCCTAGGAAGGGGGTGGAGATGTTGTCGGATGGGGTA ATGCCGGACCAGTTCACTGTTAGTGGCGTTGTGTCAGCTTGTACTAGGTTTGGGGGACTGGCATTGGGGCGGGAGGTGCATTC GGCTGTGCGGTCGCGGCTGGTGTTGGATCATTGCGTTGGGTGTTGTTTGGTGGATATGTATGCCAAGTGTGGGTCGATGAGTGATTCGAGGACGGTGTTTGATCGGATGGGGGGGGGGCATAGTGTTATGTCGTGGACTGCTGTTATTAATGGATATGTGCAGAGTG GGGGGGATGAGGAAGCTGTCAGGCTGTTTGTTGAAATGATGTCCGGTGGTCATGTTTTGCCGAATCATGTTACGTTTGCTAGTATTCTGAAGGCGTGTGCAAACCTTTCTGATCCGCGTAGGGGAGGTCAAGTTCACTCCCTTGCAGTGAAACTTGGCCTTGCATCGGTTAATTGTGTGGGGAATTCACTTATTAGCATGTATGCAAGGTCTGGCCAGGTGGAAGATGCGCCGAAAGCTTTTGATGTTTTGTATGAGAAGAATTTGATATCTTATAATACAATTGTTGATGCATATGCCAAGCGTTTAGACACTGAAGAAGCCTTTGGACTTCTTCATGAAGTCGAGAATACAGGACTCGGGGCTAGTGCTTTCACAGTTGCTAGTCTCTTGAGTGAAGCTGCCAGCCTTTGTGCAGTTGATAAGGGTGAGCAAATACATTCCCGTATTATAAAATCAGGATTTGAGTCAAACCAAAGCATTTGCAATGCCTTGGTTTCTATGTATTCCAGATGTGGAAACATAGACGCTGCTTTTCAAGTGTTTAGTGAGATGGAGGATTGGAATGTCATATCATGGACATCAATGATCACAGGTTTTGCAAAACATGGTCATGCAGTTAGAGCTGTGCGGCTGTTTAACCAAATTCTTGAAGCTGGGTTAAAACCGAATGAGATCACATATATTGCTGTCTTATCAGCATGTAGCCATGCTGGTTTGATTTCTGAGGGGTGGAAACACTTCAAGGAAATGCACCAACAACATGGTATCATCCCAAGAA GACACTACGCATGTATGGTTGATTTATTGGGCCGCTCAGGATCCCTT GTAGAAGCCATTGAATTTATTAATTCAATGCCTTTTGAAGCTGATGCACTAATATGGCGAACATTTCTTGGAGCATGCCGAGTGCATGGTGACGTTGAGCTTGGGAAACATGCAGCAcagatgattttgaagctgAACCCACTTGATTCAGCAGCATATTGCTTACTTTCAAATTTGTATGCTTCCACAGGTCAGTGGGGAGAAGTagcaaatataagaaaacatATGAAAGAGAAAACTTTGATCAAAGAAGCAGGTTCTAGCTGGATAGAGGTGAAAAACATGATGCACAAGTTCCATGCCGGAGATACT GCACACCCAAAAGCACAGGAGATTTATGATGAACTGGAAAAATTGGgttcaaaaataaagaaattggaTTATGTCCCCGATACAGATTTTGTACTTCATGAGGTAGAGGAGGAGCAAAAGGAATATTATTTGTTTCAGCACAGTGAGAAATTAGCAGTGACATTTGGTCTTATAAGCACATCTAAATCGAAACCCATAAAAATATTCAAGAATCTCCGTGTTTGTGGAGATTGTCACACTGCAATTAAGTATATTTCACAAGCCACGGGAAGAGAAATAGTTGTAAGAGATTCAAATCGGTTTCATCAGTTCAAGGATGGGTCATGTTCTTGCAATGACTACTGGTGA
- the LOC126799114 gene encoding basic leucine zipper 43-like has translation MQPTEATGLHYLVPSGSLSSPYPPHFSMTSTTTPNNPASAFWFNRFSAAPLYNNYQFPSHLVPQEVSNNNNPQQPCSFSSNSTSDEADEQQLSLINERKQRRMISNRESARRSRMRKQKHLDELWSQVVWLRNENHKLVDKLNHVSESHDRVLQENAQLKEETSELHQMLSDLQLHSPNSNYHPSLRDQLEVDVPCNTAYLRAESSNQPITTSSMDLLG, from the coding sequence ATGCAGCCAACTGAGGCTACAGGGCTCCATTACCTAGTTCCTTCTGGTTCATTATCATCTCCCTACCCACCTCATTTTAGCATGACGAGTACTACTACTCCAAACAACCCAGCCAGTGCTTTTTGGTTCAACCGATTTTCCGCAGCTCCATTATACAATAATTACCAATTCCCTTCCCACTTAGTTCCTCAAGAAGTTAGTAACAACAACAATCCCCAGCAACCATGTTCCTTCAGCAGTAACTCAACCTCTGACGAAGCTGATGAGCAGCAATTAAGCCTCATCAACGAGAGGAAACAGAGACGAATGATATCCAACAGAGAATCTGCACGCAGATCACGTATGCGTAAGCAGAAGCACCTGGATGAGCTCTGGTCACAGGTGGTTTGGCTCAGAAATGAGAATCACAAACTTGTGGATAAGTTGAATCATGTGTCAGAGTCCCATgacagagttttgcaagagaaTGCTCAGCTCAAAGAGGAGACTTCTGAACTCCATCAAATGCTGAGTGACCTGCAGCTGCATAGTCCTAATTCTAACTATCATCCATCCTTAAGAGACCAGCTAGAGGTCGATGTTCCCTGCAACACAGCTTATCTGAGAGCAGAGTCTTCAAACCAGCCCATCACAACAAGTTCAATGGATTTGTTAGGCTAA